The genomic window TCTTCTACAAACCCTTTCACCCCGCCCCCGAAATTCATCCTACAGCGATAATTCATCCCGACGCAGAAATTGGCAACGACGTTTACATCGGCGGTCATGCAGTAATTCAAGCCGGGGCAAAAATTGGCGATGGGGTAGTGATTCATCCCAACGTTGTAATTTACCCACAAGTGGAAATAGGCGATCGCACTGTCTTACACGCCAACTGTAGCATCCACGAACGCACCCGCATCGGCGCAGATTGCGTAATTCATAGCGGTGCAGTTATTGGTGCCGAAGGCTTCGGTTTTGTCCCCACGGCGACAGGTTGGTTCAAAATGGAGCAGTCTGGCTACACCGTGCTAGAAAATGGTGTCGAAGTTGGCTGCAACAGCACCATTGACCGCCCTGCTGTAGGGGAAACTCGTATAGCACAAAATACGAAAATTGACAACTTGGTACATATCGGTCACGGCTGCAAAGTCGGGTCTAACTGCGCGATCGCTGGACAAGCAGGCATGGCAGGCGGCGTAACAGTAGGGAATCGGGTGTTGCTGGCAGGACAGGTGGGGATAGCGAATCAAGCGCATATTGGAGATGGCGCGATCGCTACCGCCAAAGCAGGCATCCACAACAACATTGAACCCGGAGCCATTGTTACAGGTACCCCAGCCATTCCCCACAAAGTATTTCTCAAAGCAGCAGCTATTTACCACCGCCTTCCAGAGATGTATCAAACTCTCAAGCAGCTACAGCGCTTGGCGGAAAAGAAATAATTGCTAATAAGCATATACTACTAAAGCCGTAGAGTGACATATACTCTAACGGCTTTTTCTATATCTTGGGCAGGAACAAAGAGGCGGTTTAGTTTCCAGCTACAGATGGAGTTAATTGGAGGTGTCTGATCGCTATTCTTAGAAGTAAGAGATGAGGAGATTAACACATGAAATTTTCAAACGTTTCCAAATTTGTTAGTGCTAGTGCAATCGCAGCCAGCGTAGCCGTTCTACCCCTAGCCCTACCTGCCGTTGCCCAGACAGGCGATACAACAACTGGCGATACTACTACTACTACTGCCCCCACTACAGGCGTTTACGACACCCAGGAAGATAATGATTTTGATTGGGGTTGGTTAGGTCTACTAGGCTTACTAGGTTTGGGTGGTCTTGCAGGTCGCAAGAACAGCGAACCAGCCCGTTACCGCGACCCCGAAGAAGTTGGTTCTACAACCTATCGTCGTTAAGAAAAAAAAGCGATTTCTTTTGGGTTATTGAGTGATTAAAACTTGGTTTTAGATTTTAGGTTGCTGGTGAAAGAAAGTTCACCAGCAATTTTGCTATTTGCTAATAGCCATTTTGTTTATTGCCATTCGCCATTAGCTTATAGAAACGCTGTAAAACCCACGACTTTTTAAGCGTGGGATATAAGGCAGGTCAGCATAGGTACGGAGCCGACCAAATCACTTGAGCTTTAGTCCTGATTCTTTGAACAAGAGGATAATCTGAGTTCTGATGTAGTCGGCTTCCGATAGTCCATCAGCTTCTGCCAAAGCCCTTACCATTTCTCGCTCTTTTTCGCTAAGACGAACCTGAAAAATATTGCTTCTTGCCATTGCTTTTGTATCCTTTTTGTCATACGATTACCATACAAGAGCGAGAGCGATGTTGGTTCTAGAGTACAAAGTCAAGGCAAAATCCAGTCAATACAAGGCAATTGACGAAGCTATCCGAACGGTACAGTTTGTTCGCAACAAATGTCTGCGTCACTGGATGGACTCTTCCAAAGATGCCAAAATTAATCGGTTTGCTTTGAACAAGTATTCAACACAACTACGCAATGAGTTTCCTTTCGTCAAAGACCTGAATTCAATGGCAGTGCAAGCTGCTGCTGAACGTGGTTGGCTGGCAATCTCTAGGTTTTACGACAGCTGCAAATCTAAGAAGCCAGGAAAGAAAGGATTTCCCAAATTCCAGAAAAACAATCGTTCAGTAGAATATAAAACTTCGGGATGGTCACTCAATCCAACCAAAAGGCGAGTAACCATAACCGATAAGAAAGGGATTGGTACCTTGCGGCTTTTGGGAAAATGGGATATCCATGAGTATCCAGTTAAGTCCATCAAGCGGGTTCGGTTAGTGCGTCGCGCTGACGGGTACTACTGTCAGTTTGCGATTGATGTTGAGTGTATTGATATTCAGCCTCGCACAGGTCAAGAGATTGGCTTGGACGTAGGTTTGGAGTCCTTCTATACCGATTCAAACGGTCATCAAGAACCTAATCCTAAGTTCTTGAGGAAAGCTGAATCTGACATCAAACACGCTCAACGCCGCATCTACAAAAAAGTTAAGGGTTCATCAGGACGCCGTAAGGCAAGCGCTAAGTATTCCAGAAAGCACTTAAGGGTAAATAGGCAACGGAATGAACACGCGAAACGACTAGCGCGTAACGTATGCAAGTCTAACGACTTAGTAGCCTATGAAGACTTAAGAGTGGCAAATATGCTCAAAAATCACTGTCTGGCTAAATCAATTGCTGATGCTAGTTGGTATCAGTTCAGGCAGTGGATTGAACATTTTGCTGCCAAGTTTGGAAGACTGGCTGTTGCGGTTGCTCCCCAATACACTTCACAAGAATGCAGTCGGTGCAAAGTGATTGTCAAAAAATCCCTTAGCACTAGGACACACGTTTGTTCGTGTGGACTGATTCTGCAAAGGGATTGGAACGCGGCTATAAACATTTTGCTTCAAGCAAAATCTACGGTCGGGCAGACCGGAAGTAACGCTTCAGGAGTCGGAACCGCTACTCTGTTTGGGGCAACCCTGGCTGAGCAAGTTCTGACGTTGAATGAAGAATCCCATGTGCTTTAGCCGTGGGAGTGTCAAGTTGTTTGCAATTCATCCAGGCGAGATAACACCTCGGTACTGTGAATCGCTGGGTTTACTCCGGTAAATGTTTCCCGCAGCATTCCCTGTGGATCGAC from Funiculus sociatus GB2-C1 includes these protein-coding regions:
- the lpxD gene encoding UDP-3-O-(3-hydroxymyristoyl)glucosamine N-acyltransferase, with amino-acid sequence MLKFSEIVQKLNATNTSLTSHSDRDPEITGIAAVDEAQPGTLSYIEGGKFAAFVEKTSASALILSKDEKLQQQASDRNIAWIAASDPRLVFAGAIALFYKPFHPAPEIHPTAIIHPDAEIGNDVYIGGHAVIQAGAKIGDGVVIHPNVVIYPQVEIGDRTVLHANCSIHERTRIGADCVIHSGAVIGAEGFGFVPTATGWFKMEQSGYTVLENGVEVGCNSTIDRPAVGETRIAQNTKIDNLVHIGHGCKVGSNCAIAGQAGMAGGVTVGNRVLLAGQVGIANQAHIGDGAIATAKAGIHNNIEPGAIVTGTPAIPHKVFLKAAAIYHRLPEMYQTLKQLQRLAEKK
- a CDS encoding WGxxGxxG family protein; amino-acid sequence: MKFSNVSKFVSASAIAASVAVLPLALPAVAQTGDTTTGDTTTTTAPTTGVYDTQEDNDFDWGWLGLLGLLGLGGLAGRKNSEPARYRDPEEVGSTTYRR
- a CDS encoding plasmid mobilization protein, giving the protein MARSNIFQVRLSEKEREMVRALAEADGLSEADYIRTQIILLFKESGLKLK
- a CDS encoding RNA-guided endonuclease InsQ/TnpB family protein codes for the protein MLVLEYKVKAKSSQYKAIDEAIRTVQFVRNKCLRHWMDSSKDAKINRFALNKYSTQLRNEFPFVKDLNSMAVQAAAERGWLAISRFYDSCKSKKPGKKGFPKFQKNNRSVEYKTSGWSLNPTKRRVTITDKKGIGTLRLLGKWDIHEYPVKSIKRVRLVRRADGYYCQFAIDVECIDIQPRTGQEIGLDVGLESFYTDSNGHQEPNPKFLRKAESDIKHAQRRIYKKVKGSSGRRKASAKYSRKHLRVNRQRNEHAKRLARNVCKSNDLVAYEDLRVANMLKNHCLAKSIADASWYQFRQWIEHFAAKFGRLAVAVAPQYTSQECSRCKVIVKKSLSTRTHVCSCGLILQRDWNAAINILLQAKSTVGQTGSNASGVGTATLFGATLAEQVLTLNEESHVL